Proteins co-encoded in one Equus caballus isolate H_3958 breed thoroughbred chromosome 31, TB-T2T, whole genome shotgun sequence genomic window:
- the LOC100064097 gene encoding UL16-binding protein 1 has protein sequence MKVNNTEAWKKQSEALTDLVEELRKILLDIKPEIATTSDPLPVQGRMLCQCKANGHTSGSWEFGFNGQISLLFDSENRKWTVVQPGGELLQGTLANDRYITKLLIKISNGDCSKWLEQFLKHWEKMLETTASPTTVPATAQSRATAIMPTAWIFLVPLTCSILLGLLG, from the exons ATGAAGGTGAACAATACAGAGGCCTGGAAGAAACAGTCAGAAGCTCTGACAGACCTGGTGGAAGAGCTCAGAAAGATACTGCTTGACATTAAACCAGAGATTGCCACAACCAGCG ACCCTCTCCCCGTGCAGGGCAGGATGCTGTGCCAGTGTAAAGCCAATGGACACACCAGCGGATCCTGGGAGTTTGGCTTCAATGGACAGATATCCCTCCTCTTTGACTCAGAGAACAGAAAGTGGACAGTGGTTCAACCTGGAGGCGAACTATTGCAAGGGACATTGGCCAATGATAGATATATAACCAAGTTGCTCATAAAGATCTCAAATGGAGACTGTAGCAAGTGGCTTGAGCAATTTTTGAAGCACTGGGAGAAAATGCTGGAGACAACAG cATCACCAACCACGGTCCCAGCTACAGCCCAATCCAGGGCCACAGCCATCATGCCCACCGCCTGGATCTTCCTGGTGCCCCTCACCTGCTCTATTCTCCTTGGCCTCTTAGGCTGA